Part of the Vanessa atalanta chromosome 1, ilVanAtal1.2, whole genome shotgun sequence genome is shown below.
CTTACTCTGAGTTTAGTtactaattttcaaatatagtttTAGTCTGGCTACTTTGTATCTaatctgtattatttatttctaatatctaatataatttctaaacgTCAGCTTCACTGATACTAATgcacatcaaaaatattttaacgtggAGGGACGCGCCTTCGTGAATGAATAGTAATGTATACCTGAAAATACTAAGAAAAATGTTAAATGGTGTAAAAACGTATGTAGAGCTAGGATTATTACGATTATAGATTCAAATGATAATCAATCGAGTATCTTTTGAATATAAGCCAGGAAATTTCGTCGTATTAAATAGTTTAGAATTTCGATGGGAACAAACcgtatataatgaataaataaacctCGCGATTCTCtgtgattaaattttaagtatataggCTTATGTTtagtatatatgataaatacataaacaaatgCTTCTCATTAGATTAAAACCATGTCAGTTTAACAAATTGGTTTTACACGTCCGTTCTCAAATTACTTCTCACCTCAATAATATTGGTTTATGTAACGTAGTTCCTTTATCTGGTTCATTAAATCATTCAAACTCTCAAATATTCAAACACTGTTTAATAATCGTATAAATAgtgatatacataaaaatttcaGACATTCAGCAGAATATGACACCTCAGACGTCCTAAAGAAAATTCAAGATCAGTgtgatatttactaaaaaaatcagcttgttaaaattattgtaaaacaaaaaaataaacataccttctatattatttgtattttactaatCCATACATCCATTGGCGCACCTGGGGGTAAGGCCGAGTCGTATAGCTAAGCTACAAAACGCTTTCTTATATGCGTGGGGCatacatatactataatatataaatcgtactatataccaaatattataaaaagataaaagaaaatatattttccaaaaaaaatatggtttatttattttactcaattttattccatattaaattgttttatcatCTAGCGGGCATCCTgcaatagttttttttcagaattatatacttactataacttactataactataactaggtagtagtttaaaaaaataaatttataactttttaaaaatttatattatcattacatgACCATCTAGCGTATAATTTCCTGATAAGATCAATAGTTCATCTTCTACTATACACATCAATAATGTCATAACAATTTGATTAttgcaatgtttattttacttttatcattgtaagttattaaaatcaatcaatatacACGTTTTGAGATGTTAAATCTGTTTTTGTAGTTGTTTgacaaattgtatttatttataatattaattatattttgtagttttacttacagtatatcaaaattaaaacatgatGCGAACAAGTGTCTAGTCGAAACGCTTTGAGTGATCACGGCAAAGCTAACAACATTTTCCTGTTCAATCTCAATTTCATTCCATAGGCAAAAAGATACGTGAGAAAAAGTCATTATTCAtacttatttaagaaaataaataaaaaaataccatctcCAAACGCTTACATGTACATTACAGGAATTCTGTTGTATTACAATTACATgggaaatcattaaatattgtacatacaAAATTTGCTGTTGGAATGTATGAACAAACTTATTGTGATACTGTAAATACTTCAATTATACAAACCAATGATACTACTCGTTCTACGTATGTAGGACTTTAAAAAAACTTGGTACAGCACAATCATTGTACGGAAACCCACTCAACGCGAGTACGCAATTGCCCGTCATTTTTGACCAACGTATTACGCGTTTTATAGCTACACGCACGCTCCTCGCCATGGAAGACACCTTTGTTTCACATTAAGGCCACGCCCTCATATACTGTAATAAAGGCTTCGATGCTTATTGTTTTACTAAGCCTATACTCACTAAAAGGTTACAACGCTTACTTGGTTTCATGTCACCtataataaggaaaaatattgtacattaataaCTCGTGTAAACATTATCACACTGCAGTAATAcgcaaacaaaatatacaaaaggtCTCGCAAGTAACACTGATTATTAAGAACTCAGATCGTTTCGGAATATTGTTGCCACTTTATCACTGATCAATAAGTATCAATAAGTATCGATATTgagcatatgtatgtatgaatgtacAACGATAGGATAAAAAACGCAAGGTCTCGGGTTTCGTGAAGTATAATTTTTAGATTATGATGATAAGTTTTCGagatttgattaaatatagtttcttgttttttatcattttaagtgGATAGAATGAAGTTAAAAACCCACTTCCTTGAAGAACTTTATAACTATGTGCTAAAGTTTATCTTTGATCTTTTCCTGctcaaacaaacaatacaataatggCACCTTTGACGTTATTATAGCAACCGATCGTTTTTGAGTTACTATTAACGAAGTGTTAAATTAATTCCTATAATATTTAACGAAACGTATCTATTTTTAACAAAGTCTTCAACCTCAAAATCAGATTTGGGCTGACAAACAGTGAGATCTCTAGAGATCGAAAGAAGGCCCTTTATAATGGTTTCTGTTATTTCCCActgttaagtaaataaattgtaaaaatacaacctgtaaataaattttaatcatatcaCCTTTCAAACAAGTAGATACATTAtcgtaaaaaaactattaaatagatTTCTATAGTcatgattccaatgtaagtttCCGATGacatacaaagaaataaataacaataataatatcgctgttaagttttttttttttactataaatataaataaaaatatattataatagcgtcgatattatatataaataatttagattcttTAAACTAATTTCAATTTGGAGATTATAAGAACAGGACttctgatatattattaatttctttaaaagttACTTGAAAATTCAATCATCGTAAGTCGGAAAAATCAATcgactatttattttaagtacacCATAACCTACCGTTTAACTAAAGAGCAAATTAACGCATTATAATGTAAAccctttttgataaaaatataatcattataatactgTCTCTGAGAAACTCTTCGTTCATTTTGAGTTTTAcagtttgttattatttgacaacttaagaaattaaaagtGACCCATGAAAAAGTCATCGatataaatggaaaaaaatattttataaatgaaagatTTTAAAAGCAACAGTTATCTTTATTCACTatcatcaaatataaataaataaaactaaaactaactaTCAGGTTGCATTTACTCATtcgatgaatatattttataaaaccatgtaatgtttaatatgatttattaatgcGATACAATCAATAATCCTTTTCTtagatttacataaaacttatgtttacaataatagcctcttacacattaaatatactaaacatTGGTTCAGGATATAAAAATCGTTACATCCATTACCCATCAGCCAATCGGGACCTTAATGAAATTTGCGCAAAAACactaacaaaaaatttaagaacATAGTAAACATTTGTTATATCATGACATAATCAGGTTCGTATATAAGTTGGTGCGGGATGTTGACGGGCACAGTTCTAAGATGGCGAAGTTCGCAGTAGCTTGTGTGGTCCTCGGAGTCATTGCGTGTGTTCATGCAGCGCCgggtaaattattttgtaatattaaatcataGCTGGATCTTGtctgactttataataatagatataccAACGTgttaaaaagttacatttagattcttaatcaatttaatgttaacattttatcaataaaaacatgaatttaACTTCATTTCATTTTCAGGCTATGGCGGCGGAGGTCATAGTGGTGGAGGCGGAtttggcggcggcggcggcggtggTGGCGGCGGTGGTTTCGGCGGTGGCGGTGGATTAGGCCACGGAGGAGGCAGTGGAGGCGGATTCGGCGGTGGTGGTGGATATGGCGGCGGAAGTGGTGGTGGACTTGGCGGTGGTCAAGGCGGAAGCAGCGGTGGTGGACTTGGAGGTGGTCACGGCGGAAGTGGTAGTGGAGGGCTTGGCGGTGGCCACGGCGGCAGCGGAGGACTTGGCAGCGGAGGTGGAGGTGGTGGCGGCCTTGGCGGTGGCAGTGGAGGAGGACAAGGCGGTGGCCACGGCGGAAATGGTGGCGGAGGACTAGGTGGTGGCCACGGTGGTGGTGGTGGACTTGGAGGTGGCAGCGGCCTTGGCGGTGGCAACGGAGGCGGCGGTGGACTTGGAGGTGGCAGTCACGGTGGACACGGTGGTGGTGGACATGGTGGACATGGTGGAGGCAGCCATGGTGGAGGATACAGCAGTGCCAATGCCAACGCCCAAGCTAGTGCTAGCGCCAGTAGCGGTGGTTACGGCGGCCACAAAGGTGGATACGGGTGAGTAACAatgctttataattaatacagtattattttattttgagtctttttattagaaaattgaACATAGATAAGCCATTTTGATCATTCCAATAACATGAATTCAATAATATTCGTCTTTCATTTAAATGGAGGTTTAATAATGTTGTTATGTTAAATAGTATAAGACTGtcactgaaaaaataaaacacacaataattacaacataaatatttttttacagacgCTAACCCGCTCAAGAAAGTCGATAATTAGATAACTTCAGGAGAAGAAACCTCATTGTGATATAGAAATTACACGatttcataatattgttattaatattatgtaataaatacatcgGTTTAccaaatgcatttttttattattatattatatactgacCCAACAACGACGTGTCGTACAgagctttatttaaattaattcaatatgttTTATGCTATTCGacgatgaaaaatatttttaaacaacgtCCAAAAAAAGTGAAGGTTATTCAAGTATTAGACGTGTATggttttttcattatatatttctcGAATGGCAAAACAAAAAATTGTACCTATAAATCAGTTacctactttattttaaattagataatcaaaaataatttacttgtaaattttattgaagcTTAAGCTATGAAGTTATgaagcgaattaaaaaaaaaaagctgaacgttcataatattaataaacgtcgttacctataaataatataaatatcatggtAATCTACACCGAACCGCAATCGTCGTCTTGCCATctaattactgaaataattacTGGCAAAACCACAGGGTAaagaatttaatacaattatataataacaagtcGGTAGGTCTGACAATAAATTTTCCACTAGAAGCTTGAAATTAACTTGTTCTTTGTGTGCTGTATCTCATTGAAAACCTTTGGTTTTGTCTAGTCTCGTGTTCATCCCATCTGGTAACTACTTACCGTACAGTACAGTCTAGACTGAGGGTTATGTGATGAAAGAAAGAGCTCTCTCATCTCTCccaatatctattatattataaatctataattatataataataatgaggaAATGAtacgttgaaaataaatatcaaatatctatTCATTAGCCTCTTTAAAAAAACTGTGTTGTTCTTTATATATCTTGCAGATTACTTATCAGCAacttacatataaacaaaatcttTAGAACACGATGAATTGCGTTCAACGACTTTTTAATCCATCGATTTGACAAAATATAAAGCATTCTTACAAAAAACATTGTTAACAAAACTTGTGATACAAAAATTCcaaaaattagaatatattatttttttaaaaaagaattatatgtattttttattattctccgtacatttattgtttcttaaagaaaaccttctactcaaaaacaatatattggTCTGAGTAacttatttgatttttcttataaatctattaaccatcttattttattagtacaggtacatatttatgtacaacAAATTATAAAGATTAGGTAAATAATGAAGGTGCCTAGAGCAGGATAAACATTCATAGTTATAAATAGCCtcagtatataataatagtacaaaATCTTGGTAAACTCATTACACTTTTCCTCATTTAACGATTACTTTatcaagtatatttatataaaaataaagtatttaaaatatttgcaaattaaaaaaagtacttaataaataataaggaatATTCATACTTAATATGCACGCGTCTGCTGCTGGCTGGGAGTACTGGCACCGACCTCGAAAAAAATTTCGCCGTGTTTATTGAAATAGGTATATCTTAGACAAAtccgttttttaattttgttacctTTCCGTAAGtggtaaaaactataaatatattttttattattattagttcacTAGCCGTTCCATATTTTgaagtcgatttttttttttataaatttattttttattacaagtaaattTTCAATACAAGCCTCAAAACAAAACGCAACTAGATATGATACTTTATCAACAACTGCACTGGAACTTTCTAAATTAAGTTTCGAAATTCggcttataatataagtattgtatttcttttttatttaaatgatttaatagaGAAAATTTAGAGCGTACGAACTACCCGTCTAGTTTACTCTTATTGCATTTGGCGTTTCCTTTTGAATGTTCCGTTTTAATTTGTTATGATTTTCGAAGTTGAAGTTAACAAATTTTCACGGATAgttaataacaacaataatactGAGACAAtgcgtaaaatatacatttaaatgcaaATGCACAACACACTTAATGCCCAATGAGGACTTAACACTCTATTTGAATCAATAAAAGGAGAAAATTATAGGTaaagaacatttaaaatgtCTACAAATTAATGAAGGACATCTCTCAAGCAAAACGAATAACATTCACTTTCATTTTTCTAACACTAACAGATCATCAATACTGTTCttgtacattttgttttttaactttttaactttattgtcttatataagttactatttataataaaatatcaattataaataataaaaatgtaaataattattatataggtaccttCCTTGTGAACATAATCTAAGGATGCTATCAGATAATCTATGTTGACATTTGATTATTACCACAAATGCTATTAATATCAAGTTTGTGGTTAAACACGACAAACAATGCTAGACAATAACATATAAACAATAACTAAGTTTAAGAGACAATTTTCATTTGATCACGGACAGACAAATTATATATCAACCGATTTAAATTAGTCAATTTATCAGTCACAGCATATCACCAAAACCGTGAAGTTCACGACCTTCGTATTACATCGAAAAGTTAATTTGACGTGGACCGTTCATCCTGTCACATGGAAACAATGACTATATAAAGGTATGGGGGGAATTAATCAGGCACAGAACGAAAAATCATGGCGAAGATAGTCTCCATTGTTTTACTAGCATTACTTTTAACCAGTGTATTCTCATTTCCtggtaagtaatatttaatcttatttcatCTACTGATTGTCAAACCCGCAGTCAATCGTCTAACTCTTTTAAAACTTGAAAAggtgttaataaaataagatttaaaggaCCAGTTATATTTAAGGTTTCTTAATACAAGATAAAAATGGTCTGCGTGTGTTTGTAATGTTTCTTTTACGTTAAGTGTTCAATGTTTTATGTTCTTAtgttttttgttagtttttgaaattcgttatttattcaataatgtataattcagtaatcaaaaattattcaagtaagcGTTTTTAACTGACCTATGAGCACTTTAGTAAAGTCATTTTAAGTCATTTCAATTTTCGAAttcaaattaaacgtaaagcttcATCAGTCCGAAATATAAATTCTACTGGAAAGAACAAAGGACGATTTAATAATTAGTCATATTTACATCTTAAATTTCTAtattcaacataaaaatatttgaaacaactattaaattaattgtttgcaAAGAGTTGATATATGTACTTGAAGTAGTCAAAAAAGGAGATTGTCCACTTAGTATGGGGACTTTGGCCTGACGTGAACagacattttatcatattttttgtaattagtttaaaagCACTAACTAGTAATAATGAGAATATGAActtaattttgtatcaaaatgtttaaaaagagaTTTTTGTCATGTGAGGAAAAACAggttaaaacgaaataaaacaacattttttatgatttatttttattctgagacatcatatgttattaatatgtattgacTGAACCTGATTAAGATCTAGACTATGTCGCCTTCGCTCTATTAAATCAGTTCCACAGTTTATGCATCTCAGAGATACGGATTGGCAAGAAGTCACTTCTTCTGTGTGCAGACTATCACGAGACACGCTTTGGTTTTGTTCAATGTCCATATTCAAGCCGTGGTTAGCGATGGAGCTAGTTTCGGGGTCCATATTACGTGAGTGTTGGTCATCGCTTATGCTATGTTCGGAGTCCATAATACAAAAGCCAGGGTCATCGTTTGAGCGAAATTCGGGGTCCGTAGATGTGCCGGGGTCATTGGAAAAAGATAGGTCGGAGTCCATAATGAATAAACAATCGTTGAAAGAAAATCCACAATAAATCAACACTCTCAATGTAGGAAAACAAAGCGAATGTAAAAATCAGTCTGTGACATACCAatgtcaatttgtatttttttgttttatttgtgttgcattagaaaaaaatcattacaaaatCGATCGAAAACAGATATGATTACGTTTAACATTCTTCATATTTCagtttataaaacgttttaaatgacgaaactaattaaaacaaatatttttaattttttttttgtattaaatacttatagttgtattaattattGCGAGATGATTCGATTTGACGCAATCGTTACTTGATCTCGCTGGTAACACAAAACGTGGATCAATAAAGCAAATCAATgaagatactttaaaaatattttttcaataaaatacaaatgtacacTCAAACAACAATAGAATGGCtagctaaaaattaatattatttttttcataaacttgtttttttgaTAGCAGCTTGTTCACGCTAGGCCAAAAATGGACATTGCCCTT
Proteins encoded:
- the LOC125067546 gene encoding acanthoscurrin-2-like; this encodes MAKFAVACVVLGVIACVHAAPGYGGGGHSGGGGFGGGGGGGGGGGFGGGGGLGHGGGSGGGFGGGGGYGGGSGGGLGGGQGGSSGGGLGGGHGGSGSGGLGGGHGGSGGLGSGGGGGGGLGGGSGGGQGGGHGGNGGGGLGGGHGGGGGLGGGSGLGGGNGGGGGLGGGSHGGHGGGGHGGHGGGSHGGGYSSANANAQASASASSGGYGGHKGGYGR